One Euphorbia lathyris chromosome 1, ddEupLath1.1, whole genome shotgun sequence DNA segment encodes these proteins:
- the LOC136226431 gene encoding small ribosomal subunit protein uS15: MGRMHSRGKGISASALPYKRTPPSWLKISSQDVEENICKFAKKGLTPSQIGVILRDSHGIAQVKSVTGSKILRILKAHGLAPEIPEDLYHLIKKAVAIRKHLERNRKDKDSKFRLILVESRIHRLARYYKKTKKLPPVWKYESTTASTLVA; this comes from the exons ATGGGTCGTATGCATAGTCGCGG TAAGGGTATTTCGGCTTCAGCTTTGCCTTACAAGAGAACTCCTCCAAGTTGGCTTAAGATTTCTTCTCAGGAT GTTGAGGAGAACATCTGCAAATTTGCAAAGAAAGGGCTTACTCCTTCTCAGATAGGTGTTATTTTGCGTGATTCTCATGGTATTGCTCAGGTTAAGAGCGTTACTGGAAGCAAGATTTTGCGTATCCTTAAGGCTCATG GTCTTGCACCTGAGATTCCTGAGGATTTGTATCATCTCATCAAGAAGGCTGTTGCAATCAGGAAGCATTTGGAGAGGAACAGGAAGGATAAGGATTCCAAGTTCCGATTGATCCTGGTTGAGAGCAGGATTCACAGGCTTGCACGATATTACAAGAAGACAAAGAAGCTTCCTCCTGTCTGGAAATA TGAATCGACCACTGCCAGCACACTTGTTGCATAG